In the genome of Fusobacterium necrogenes, one region contains:
- a CDS encoding type II secretion system protein, whose product MKKNRGFSLLEVIFTLGLLSIFSALIFPLLKISNDLSTSLMNQSLFEKDTVKLLSLIEKSIDNSQIAPINYIGKEYLENAAIVLNYNKEIQLGLTEDFFKKKTNRGNTLFLELPTSDGKNIFYFFVIFRFYLGKLQVIECKNYNNIVYVENSNSIADNIHGYFEKTTTGIIINIEILNNDLSKVRSLKGYENFKK is encoded by the coding sequence ATGAAAAAAAATCGTGGATTTTCACTTTTAGAAGTAATCTTTACTTTAGGTCTTCTAAGTATATTTTCTGCATTAATTTTTCCACTTTTAAAAATCTCTAACGATCTAAGTACTTCTCTCATGAATCAAAGTCTTTTTGAAAAAGATACGGTAAAACTCTTATCACTTATAGAAAAAAGTATTGATAATAGCCAAATAGCGCCAATAAACTACATTGGTAAGGAATATCTAGAAAATGCTGCTATAGTGTTAAATTATAATAAAGAAATTCAACTTGGATTAACTGAAGATTTTTTCAAGAAAAAAACAAATAGGGGAAATACACTTTTTTTAGAATTACCAACAAGTGATGGAAAAAATATTTTTTATTTTTTTGTCATATTTAGATTCTATCTTGGAAAATTACAAGTTATTGAGTGTAAAAATTACAATAATATTGTTTATGTTGAAAATAGTAACTCTATTGCTGACAATATTCATGGTTATTTTGAAAAAACTACTACTGGCATTATTATCAATATAGAAATTTTGAATAATGATCTATCAAAAGTTAGGAGTTTAAAAGGATATGAAAACTTCAAAAAATAA